The proteins below are encoded in one region of Chitinophagales bacterium:
- a CDS encoding PorP/SprF family type IX secretion system membrane protein, translated as MKIRLFTLLAVLFTFLATNHLEAQDIHFSQYYASPLTLNPALTGKFDGLWRVNAIYRDQYRNAVSNNPLPYMTPSFSVDFSLLKNKLKTDALGVGAMVFYDKVGGLNTLKAGLSLAYHKGLDKNNRYHLALGLQGVYGNRQINGDYLFEEDILSGGLPGYDDMNLTNQKAVNSVDMTAGALFDAKFTDWMTFYAGYSFFNVLRHKDDFITTKDNQTPFRHVAHGGFEFEIKKKWLILPGALYQTTVKTKEINFGSTFGYKLLTKKEKTAKIFLGAWYRWDVAVIAKAGFDFENFRLSGAYDIGTGAFGKDLKNDTGARMPNAFEIAVSYIGPYKNKSVTTNTYLFNPRF; from the coding sequence ATGAAAATAAGACTATTTACCCTGCTGGCGGTGTTATTTACATTTCTGGCTACAAATCATCTTGAAGCTCAAGACATTCATTTTTCGCAGTATTATGCTTCGCCATTAACACTAAACCCTGCTCTTACAGGTAAGTTTGATGGGCTTTGGCGTGTAAATGCTATATACCGAGACCAATATAGAAATGCTGTTAGCAATAATCCACTACCATATATGACACCTTCATTTTCGGTAGATTTTTCATTGCTTAAAAACAAACTTAAAACAGACGCTTTGGGTGTTGGAGCAATGGTATTTTACGATAAAGTAGGAGGTTTAAATACTTTAAAAGCGGGCTTAAGCTTAGCTTACCATAAAGGTTTAGATAAAAATAACAGATATCATTTAGCTTTAGGTTTGCAGGGTGTATATGGAAATAGACAAATAAATGGAGATTATCTTTTTGAAGAAGATATTTTGAGTGGTGGTTTACCAGGTTATGATGATATGAATTTAACTAATCAAAAAGCTGTTAACTCTGTTGATATGACTGCTGGAGCTTTGTTTGATGCAAAGTTTACAGATTGGATGACTTTTTATGCAGGGTACTCATTCTTTAATGTATTACGCCATAAAGATGATTTTATAACAACAAAAGATAATCAAACGCCATTTAGACATGTAGCACATGGAGGTTTTGAGTTTGAAATTAAAAAGAAATGGTTAATACTACCAGGTGCATTATACCAAACTACAGTAAAAACTAAAGAAATAAACTTTGGTTCTACTTTTGGATATAAGTTATTAACAAAAAAAGAGAAAACAGCTAAAATATTCTTAGGTGCTTGGTACAGATGGGATGTTGCTGTAATAGCGAAAGCAGGATTTGATTTTGAAAATTTCAGATTATCAGGAGCTTATGATATAGGAACAGGAGCTTTTGGAAAAGATTTGAAAAACGATACTGGAGCACGTATGCCTAACGCATTTGAAATAGCAGTTAGTTATATCGGTCCTTACAAAAATAAATCAGTTACTACAAACACATATTTGTTCAACCCAAGATTCTAA